The genomic window AATTTGAAATTAACTTTATTGGCACAAACTAATTCCAACACAGAGTCTTTAGGCCCCTGAGAGTCTGGGGCCTCGGGGCAGTTGCTCGTTTTGTCTGGTTGGTAATACAGCCTTAATATCAGTTTATTTCTCATTAGTGCTACTGTTTTAATGCTAAATGTTAATGgacttttctatttttaaaaaaatatattgatttattaatttaaacacacacaattaatATTCAACTAATGGAACTCTGTAAAATAAGACACTTCATAATTCATGTTCACAATTCAAATTAACAACACTTTCTTAGGCACAAGACTTGAAAACCTGGAAAACTTGAATGTTTGAATCATTTAGAGGTACTGactgtgtatatacagtacataccaATGCACATGAAGATTCAAACTTCCCGTCACGTCTAAGAAGACAGTTACTAAACATCACATCCCTCAGACTTATATTCTGCTTCACTCAACCCATCTGcatgctacagtatgtgtatatgaACACAAAAAACAGTTGCTGTTACTCTCTAATGTCCTTGCACAAATAGCATAGCACTTTGTGCTGGTAATAATGATTGTGCTGTGATTGGGTGAGGTTTATTTGAATAGGTTACCTGCCACAATTACTGTTTATCTCCATTTGCAAAGTAGACAAGTGTTCATTTCAAGCCTCAAATACACTCCATAGAAATTACCCTTGTTTTATAGTTTACTACcaggaaataaaaaacattaggTTAAAGAACAGGGGAAAACATTTTATTCGGGAACATTGGTCAAGTAAATAAATGGacaattaaacaaatgtttgcACAATCTTTGTCAATACTGCtaaataaatatcacaatacATTTACAACACACCTCTATCCAAACCTAAGCCATCTTTCAAGGCTGATGCACTGTGCAAACTGCAATAACTGTTTATATATGTAGCAATGTAAACACAGActacatgcacaaaaacaaccCCTTTATCTTTTAAATTCCACTGACCTtctgttttaaagaaaatcttTGCAATCCATATTATGCAGCAACACCACTGACTCACAAACTTAaagactacagtgtgtgttttttcagtgcTATTGGTTTATaagctgcagtgtgtgtctACTTGCTGAACACACTGGCTCCAGGAGCTTTGGCAGAAGGCTTCTCCAGGCACGTCTCTGTCCCCGTCCTCACACCACTGAACACAGATGGTGCCACTTTGCCCATACGTTCTGAAAAGAGAAGCAGATAATTAGCATCAGAAAAACAGATGGTTTAACCAGGTGACTGATTTTCAATAAGTCATAAAGCTTCCAGCTGGCTGTCTTTGAGGGAAGTATGTGAGAGCAAATACAGCATATCTGCAACATTGTTTCTGTTTAACTTTATCTCTGTGCTGGTCAGGGGTTTAGGATTCAGCACTTGCCGATAttttataaacatataaaatcatATTCTCTCAATTAGTATTCAAAAAGCTGTTTTGTGAGCCCCATTGAGCTACAGAAAATTAGTCaccaaatacaaatatagacTCAAGATCTGTGAGGCAACATGCCCAAAAAGTCCTTGTATGGGTGGGTAGAGTGGAAAGGGCTTAAAAGCCACCTGATGtcatgctgtttctgtgttcaaACAGTGGGTGGGAGTTATGCAAGTGCACCACCAATAAATTTAATGATTAATATGAAAACTCAACTGTCCACCACCAGTGTCCATGATGTCCATCTCTATCAAATCAAGCAAAAACATAACATTCAAACAACTTCCAGCAAGTTATATATAGGAGTATAAAGGTACAGTAAAAGCTGTTTAACAAAGCTTGATTCAGAGGATCTTTGGCTTTATATAGTATTGTAattgatttttatattataaCTTTAATATCATTTGTATGTGGCTTCCAACATAATTTATTACCTGTTATCACTCTAAGAAATTGAGTCACTTTTTTGATttctacatcatttatcattagTTTCTTATCTGAGTTATTTGAACAATTACCAAAgattatatatttcatttttacttaaattCAGTGTTAGTTTATTTGCATCAAACCAACTCTTGAGCTTTTTCAATTCCTTTTCCACTGTATCCAAAAGTTGTTCCAAGTTGTCCCCACAACAAAGTAAATttgtatcatctgcaaatagAATAGTTGTCAATGTTTTGGACACTCCACACatataatttatgtaaaaataaacaacaatggtCCAAACACAGAGCCCTGGGGGACCCCGCAGGTAACCTTCAGTAATCTTTTACAAATTCTGTAAGTGCAAACAAAGTTGTCCTATTAGTTCTAAATCCATATTGCTgatcatacagtacattatgttTTGAGATGAAGTCATCTAATCTTTTACAGAATATTCTTTACTTTCCACATCATCTCTGCTATCATCTTTGCAATCTCCCTCGCCAAACCAGAaccaacactgacaaaaaaatggttaaattatACTTTAGGCATACTATCAATGTGTCATAAATTATAACATGGTTATATGTGttgtatgtaaaatatgaatttagtataataaaatataataatagaaatTTAGTTGTAACTTGTAGCCTGCTTGTCAGTCAAAGTGAATGCTGTGAAATAAGCACTAGCATAGAGTGGAAGTATGGCTACTCACGTTAAGTAGAGGTGGGCGACCTAcctcaaaaatgtaattcagtaacGTACGGTAGCcttcttgagtaaatgtacgtagttactttccaccacagagagcacattaaaaacacattaaattcaTAGCTCCAGAGCTCTCTCCATAGAAAAAAGGCTCTTGACTGATAACGTAGCAGTAAGAATAGCTCAGCTCAGTTCGACAGACTGCAATGGTCgtttatcattttgtttcaaGTTAATTCGCTTGTGGCCAGCTAACCTGAACAACTTCCCTATAATgctcatgtttagttttgattGTCAATATAAATGGGAAATCTTtccctggtggtctagtggttaggattcggcgctctcaccgccgcggcccgggttcgattcccggtcagggaactacttttcttgtttatatttttgtggtATAAGAAAGGATAATGTTGAAAGGACATAATTAGCAGCACTGATTCTGATATCATACACAGACTAGCTATGCCTCAGCCTTCCCACATAGCATTCAGTGACATATCCACCATATCACATTACTCTGACGCCTTTCCTATTTAAGTTATGTTGGATAGTTAAATTACATTTAGGCAAATCTAAAGTCTACAGGTCAAGCAggaattaaacaaaaaatgatcTATATTTAAAGGTACAAAATGTCTTTATAGATGTGAACATTAAACATCTGACATGTTACGTCATTTGTCTGGTGTTTGAGTGTCAGAAGAAACAACATCAGTAAAAAGCTTTACTCACCACACTCCACCATGACCTCATAGGTCTTACTCTTGACCTCGCCCTTCAGTCCCAGTTTACTGCGGGCTCCTTTCAAGTCCTCCTCCTTCATTGGTGgacgcttcttcttcttcacctcacCCGGCTTaaagaaagaagggaaaagTGGTTATGTTAGGGTTaaagagaaggaaaacaaaGGGTGGTAATATTGATTTCTGTAGTCAAACCTGAGGCATTATGTTTAATTTCTGTATCTgatcataaaaacatttgaccTGATATAACTTACCTGTGACATGGTGATTTAAACTGGTGTGTTGATTCCACAGACACCCTCTCCAATGTGAAAGTGTTTCTGGTTGTtattctggtgtgtgtgtttgtcttccaGCAAGCCTATCATTATATATAGTCCTGGTCCAGACCCAATGAGTCAGTCAGGCCCCCTACCCTCTGTACTACTCTGCCTGTTGTCAGTGTGTATAATTAGGTGTGACGTGAGGGATAGTACAGCTGGAATGGGTCTCCAGTCTTTTACGATAGGCTTACATGGCCAACAGCTGATAATTCAGGACACAACACAAGTGGTCagctccctcctctcccctggCAGAGATTAAATGTTGGGATGGGATGTGGCACTTGCTCGTGTCAAAAAGGGAAATTGAGGCTGAGTCCACCTGCCACACTCCAGTGGGTGAGTCTGTTTGCCAATTGTTAAAACTTGATTTAAGCCTGAGGGAATGTCTTTTTGAGTCttgtaaaaaacatttatagACACTTAACACATGAACCAACAAAATAAGGGCTGACCCAAGGAGCTGCCCAACTGTCTTGTGTGAGTCAACATGAATAATAGGCAACAAGCTGGCTTCGGGTCAAATCTGGACACATGATGAGAAAACCCCCTAATAGATCTTCCATCATTGGTTGAAGTCAATGACACCTTTACTCCAACAGAAATAATCAGgtgcttcacaaacacaaatatatatgtattatcaTTTATGCACATCATTTTAGCCTAGGAAGGTCTAAAGTGTAGATGTTGAGATTAAAGTGTCCTTTACTCGTGAATCCTTCAACAATTTCTTATTGTATATCTGCAAATGGCACAATGAAAATGCTCCAACACTGAAATCTCCTAAATCCCTGTAAAGTTGaatgaacattttcatattgaCAACTCAACCTGTTGTCAATATGAAAAACAACTAGTTGGTAGTGAAGACCAATTAGATTTTAAGTGACTTGAAATAATAGACGTTAACTGTGCCAGTGAATGTTTAAAGATCATTTTGGCATTTATGTAAACCCACATTTTTATGTTATCATAATCTGAAATTCCCTGGCGTAAAATGATtgtaaaaatgttattgttgATCAATTTAGAATGTCACAGTTTTCTAGTTTTACTTTATAAcgtatgttttgtttgtgcctacattttttctctcatttattgGATTCTTGTGACGACAAGGTATGTCGTCACAagaatgataatgataaaaaagCAGTAAAGGAAATACTGAGCAGTCAGAAAACTTGAAATTGAAGTGTTAACTATATGATGATGGACAAAGTGACtcactgttttaaaatgacacatgatCCTAACTATGTCTTTAAATCTCTTCTACAAACAACTTAATATATTACAGTGTACTTAGCACTGGTGGCTTTTGTAATTAGGATACTTAGAGTTACTGTGGATGACTGAAAAagcaacacacaacaacaaatgatgCGCTTGTCTCATGCAGTGGATATTATGACCACAGGGAGAGTGAAAGTGTGTTGTTAGCTGAAGATGACGAGTCGAGATGTAATGTATTCTTCGGAGCTTCTGAAGGATGACTCCTGTAGCTAAATGTGTGCCCGTGTGTTATTTACAAGAAGCTATAGGTTAAGTCGGATCTATTTCTGGGCACACAATCATGACTGTAGCTCGACCGGCTCTGCACCTCTTTCTAAGTCTGGTCTAGGTCTGAACCCGTTTCAAAACATCACCTGTAGCGGTAAGAAATGAGCGATGCAGGCCATTTTTTTTACTCACATTATGCTTCTTACAAATTATCCAATCGAGGATATTactatttttctttatgtgcTGACACAGATCGCCTCCTTGTCACTTtccctggtggtctagtggttaggattcggcgctctcaccgccgcggcccgggttcgattcccggtcagggaacaTCTTTTTCTGTTATACACATCAATCCAATAGAAATGGACCAGGTGCTCAAAGTAGTGTATCACATCATTTATTAGAAAGTAGTTTATAATGATAATTTACCACCATCACTTGCCTTTTTACTCATCTAGTCGTTTCACTTTTCAAAATACTAAAAGCCCTCTTTGTCCTGCTTGAACTGAGAGTTACAGTAACTGCTGCATGATGCTGTTCTTTCCTCCTTTAAATTTATTTCTAGCACACATGCCAAAAACGTCATAATGAAATCATTACCAGCACCGAACTCATCACAGTAACAGTTTATGTCACTCTCCATTTACTTTAAAGAGGACC from Thunnus maccoyii chromosome 3, fThuMac1.1, whole genome shotgun sequence includes these protein-coding regions:
- the LOC121894759 gene encoding musculoskeletal embryonic nuclear protein 1-like isoform X1, whose translation is MSQPGEVKKKKRPPMKEEDLKGARSKLGLKGEVKSKTYEVMVECERMGKVAPSVFSGVRTGTETCLEKPSAKAPGASVFSK